From the Mycobacteriales bacterium genome, the window ATCGCGCTCGTCGGCGACGACGGGTGGATCTCGTTCGCCGCCACCGACCCGCCCGCCCCGCCCGAGGCGATGGCGATGCGCATCCGCGTCGGCGAGGGCGTCTCCGGCCGCATCGTCGAGACCGGCGAGCCGGTCTACATCGGCGACATCCACACCGACCCGAACGTCACCGAGGAACGCCGGCAGCGCAGCGTCTCCGCCGGCGTCATCGCCTACTTCGGCGCCCCGCTCATCACCGAGGGCCGCCCGATCGGCGTGCTCCAGATCGACTCGCCCGTCGCCGACGTGTGGGGCGAGGAGGACCGGCTCACGCTGCTGTCGTTCACCCCGATCGTCGCCTCCGCCGTCCAGAACGCGCGGCTGCACGAGCGCGAGCAGGCGGCGTTGCGGCGGCTCGAGGAGCTCGACCAGCGGCAGCGGGACTTCGTCGCGATGGTCAGCCACGAGCTGCGCACGCCGCTCACCGCCGTCATGGGGTACGCGGAGACGATCGTCGACCACGCTCCCCAGCTCGGCCTCGACGGCGTCGTCGGCCTGGTCGAACGCTCCCGCAACGCCGCCACCCGCCTCGCCCGCCTGGTCGACCAGCTCCTCGACCTGTCGGTGCTCCAGCGCGGCGAGCTGCGCCTGTCGCTCGCGCCCGTCGACCTCGGCGCCCTGCTCGCCGAGGTCGTCGCCGGCACCCCCGACGGCCGCACCGTCACCCTCGACGTCGACCCCGACCTGCCCCCGGTGACGACGGACGCCGGCCGGCTCACCCAGGCGGTCGCCGCCCTGGTCGACAACGCCGTGAAGTTCTCCACCGCCGACGTCGCCGTCTCCGCCGCCCGCGCCGGCGACGCCGTCGAGATCCGCGTCGCCGACCACGGGGTCGGCATCCCGGAGGAGGACCACGACCGCATCTACGAGCGGTTCGTCCAGCTCGAACGCGCCAACGTCCGCAGCATCGGTGGCTTCGGCCTCGGCCTCTACGTCGTCCGCCAGGTCAGCGCCGCCCTCGGCGCGACCGTCACGGTGGAGTCGACCGTCGGCGAGGGCTCGACGTTCACCATGCGCCTCCCGCTGGGGTAGGCGCCGCGCGGAGAGGTGGAGGGGGCGGACCGGTTCCCCCGACTAAAGGAGCCGTAGGCGGGACTAGGGGGAACTGGTCCGCCCCCTCCGCCCACCCGACGGCGCGCCGCCCACCACGCGCGAGGTGTAGGCGGGACAGTCGGGGGGAAGCCGCCGCCGATGCCCCCTCGGAGGTCCCCCTCGTGAGTGCCGTAACGAACTACTTCCAGCTCGACCGTCGCGGCTCGACCGTCGAACGCGAGGTCCGCGGCGGCCTCGCGACGTTCTTCACGATGGCGTACATCGTCGTGCTGAACCCCCTCATCGTCGGCACCGCCAAGGACGCGAACGGCCAGGTGCTCGGCATCCCGCGGGTCGCCGCCGCGACCGCGCTGGTGGCGGGTGTCATGACGTTGCTGATGGGCGTCGTGGGCCGGTACCCGTTCGCGATCGCGGCGGGGCTCGGGCTGAACGCGTTCGTGACGTTCACGCTGGCGTCGCAGATGTCGTGGCCGGCCGCGATGGGGCTGGTCGTACTCGAGGGGCTCGTCATCACGGTGCTGGTGCTGACCGGCTTCCGGGTGGCGGTGTTCGAGGCGATCCCGGCGGCGTTGAAGGCGGCGATCAGCGTCGGGATCGGGCTGTTCATCGCGCTGATCGGGTTCGTGGACGCCGGGTTCGTGCGGCGGTCCGGGGCGGCGCCGGTGCCGGTGCAGCTCGGCGCGGCGGGGCGGCTCACCGGGTGGCCGACGGTGGTGTTCGTGTTCGGCCTGCTGCTGACGGCGATCCTCGTGGCGCGCCGCACGCGCGGCGCGATCCTGCTGTCGATCCTCGTGACGACCGTGGTGGCGGCGGTCGTGGAGGCGGTGTTCGACATCGGCCCGGCGCTGCCCGACGGCGGCAACGCCTCCGGCTGGCAGCTCAACGTCCCGCGCCTGCCGGACAAGGTGTTCGCCACGCCGGACCTCGGGCTGCTGGGGAGGTTCAGCCTCGGCGGGTCGTTCGCCAAGGTGGGCATCGTCGCGGCGGTGCTGTTCGTGTTCACGCTGATGCTCAGCGACTTCTTCGACACGATGGGCACGATCGTCGGCGTCGGCGCCGAGGGCGGCATGCTGGACGACAACGGCGGCCTGCCGGGCGCGGAGCGGGTGCTGTTCGTGGACTCGCTCGCCGCCGTCGCGGGCGGCGCGGCGTCCACCTCCTCGAACACCACCTACATCGAGTCGGCGGCCGGTGTCGGCGAGGGCGCCCGCACCGGCCTCGCGTCCGTCGTCACGGGGCTGCTGTTCCTGCTCGCGCTGTTCTTCACGCCGCTGGTGAGCGTGGTGCCGTACGAGGCGGCCAGCCCGGCGCTGGTCATCGTCGGCTTCCTGATGATCACCAACGTCCGCGCGATCCCGTGGGACGACTTCGGCGTGGCGATCCCGGCGTTCCTCACGATCGTGGTGATGCCGTTCACGTACAGCATCACCAACGGCATCGGCGCCGGCTTCGTGTCCTACGTCGCGATCCGGGCGGCGCAGGGCCGGGCCCGCGAGGTGAGCTGGATGCTGTGGCTGATCAGCGCGCTCTTCGTCGTCTACTTCGCGATCGCGCCGATCGAGCGGTGGCTGGAGCGGCTGACCGGGTAAAACCACTGTCGTTAGCAAGGCTCATGAGTTATGCTAACGACATGCCCACGAGGACCGCCGACGCCGCGCTCGCCAGCCACCTGCGGATGAGCGTCATGCGGCTCGGCCGGCGGCTGCGGCAGCAGCGCGCCGACGACACGCTGACCCCCTCGCAGATCGCCGCGCTCGCCACGCTGGACCGTTGCGGCGCCCGCACCCTCGCCGAGCTCGCGGCCGCCGAGCACGTGCAGCCGCCGTCCATGCACCGCATCTGCGGCGCGCTGGAGGAGCTCGGCCTGGTGACCAAGACCCCGCACCCGACGGACCGCCGCCAGGTGCAGTACGCCGTGACGCCCGAGGGGGCGCGGCTGCTCGCGGAGGACCGCAAGCGCCGCGACGCCTGGCTGGTCCGGCGGCTCGACGACCTCACGCCCGCGGAGGTAGCAGTCCTCCGCGAGGCCGCCCCGATCCTCGAACGGCTGGCCGTCTCGTGACCCCGATGTTCCGCTCGCTCGCCATCCGCAACTACCGGCTCTTCGCGTCCGGCCAGCTCGTCAGCCTCACCGGCACCTGGATGCAGAACGTCGCCCAGGACTGGCTGGTGCTCGACCTCACCCACCGCAGCGGCACCGCGCTCGGCGTGACGACGGCGCTGCAGTTCCTCCCGATGCTGCTGTTCGGGCTGTGGGGCGGCGTGTTCGCCGACCGCCACGACAAGCGCCGCGTCATGCTCGCCACGCAGGCGACGCAGGGCACGCTCGCGTTCTCCCTCGGCCTGCTCGTCGTCACCGGCGTGGTGCAGACGTGGATGGTGTTCGCGTTCGCGTTCGCGCTCGGCATGACGACGGTGTTCGACCTGCCGGCGCGGCAGGCGTTCGTGGTCGAGATGGTCGGCCCGGACGACGTGACCAACGCCGTCGGCCTGAACTCCGCGACGTTCAACTCGGCCCGCATCGTCGGCCCGGCGATCGCCGGCCTGATGATCGCCCACGGCGGCACGCCGCCGGTGTTCTTCCTCAACGCCGCGTCGTACCTCGCGGTCATCGTCGGCCTGCTGCGCATCAACGAGGCGGAGCTGTTCCCCGGCCGCCGCGTCGAGCGGGCGAAGGGCCAGCTCCGCGCCGGCCTGACCTACGTGCGCCGCCGCCGCGACCTGCTGCTGCCGATCGTGCTCGTCGGCGTCATCGGCATGGTCGGCCTGAACTTCCAGATCACGCTCGCGCTGATGGCGCGCAACGAGTTCCACAAGGACGCCAGCACCTACGGCACGCTCTCCGCGCTGCTCGCCGCCGGCTCGCTCGTCGGCGCGCTGCTCACCGCCCGGCGGAAGCGGCCGACGCAGACCGTGCTGCTCGGCTCGGCGATCGCGTTCGGCGTGCTGGAGACGGCACTCGGCCTGATGCCGAACATCGTGCTGTTCGCGATCGTGCTGGTGCCCTGCGGCTTCGCGGTGATCACGTTCACCTCGACGGCGCTGTCGACGGTGCAGATCGGCGCCGGCGAGGACATGCGCGGGCGGGTGCTCGCGCTGTACGCGCTGGTGTTCGTCGGCGGCACGCCGTTCGGCGCCCCGGTGATCGGCTGGCTCGGCCAGCACGTCGGCCCGCGGTCGACGCTCGTCGTCGGCGGCCTGGGCAGCCTGGCCGTCTCGCTCGCCACCGGCGCGCTGCTCGTGCGCTCGGGCGGGCGGCTGCCGTTCCGGCGCGCGCGGGCGGTGCCACCGGCCCCCGTGCCGTACGAAGTCGTCCGCTGACCTAGGCTCTCGCCTGTGACGACGACGCGCCGCCGCGTGCTCGCCGGGGTGCTCGGCACCCTCGGCCTGCTCGCCGTCCTCTACGCCGCCGACGTGGCCCTCGCGAGCGGCAAGGTGCCGCGGGGCACCACGGTCGACGGCGTCGCGATCGGCGGGAAGAGCCGCGCCGAGGCGGAACGGCTCGTCGCCGCGCGCGTCCGCGTGCCCGGCGCGGTCACCGTGACGCTGCCGGACGGGGCCGACCCGCTGTGGCTCGACCCGGCGAAGGTCGGGCTGCGACTCGACGCGCGCGCGACCGTCGACAAGGCGCGCGCCGAGTCGCTGAACCCGGTCGCCCGCATCGGCGGGCTGTTCGGCCACCGGACGATCGAACCGGTGACGGCCGTCGACGAGGCCCGGCTGCGCGACGCGGTCGCCGCCTGGAAGAAGAAGGTCGACCGCAACGCGCGCGAGGGCGCGATCCGCTTCGACGGCGTGACGCCGGTGCCGGTGCTGCCGCTGGAGGGGCGCAGCGTCGACGTCGACAAGACCGCCGCCGCCGTCGCCGCGGCGTTCCCGAAGACCGACACGGTCGCCGCGACGGTCGCCACCACGCCGGTGCGCACGACCGCGGGGGCGGTGACCCAGGCGCTCGAACAGGTCGCCGAGCCGGCCGTCGCCGCGCCCGTCATGCTCGCCGCCCCCGCCAAGAGCGCGACCATGACGCGCGCGCAGATCGCGAAGGTGCTGACGTTCGTCCCCGGCCCCGACGGGACGCTCCAGCCGTACCTCGACGCGAAGCGCGTCGGCGCCGTCCTCGCCGACACGCTGAAGCCGGTGGAGACGCCGCCGAAGGACGCGCCGGTCACCGTCGACGCCGCCGGCAAGGTCACCATCGGGGCGTCCGTCAACGGCGTGACCGTCGACCGCGACGCGCTCACCGCCGCGCTGCTGCCGGTGCTCGCCGACCCCGCGCCGCGCCGGGTGACGCTGGTCGTGGAGACGGCGTTGCCGCGGCTCACGACGGAGAAGGCGAAGACGCTCGGCATCAAGGAGAAGGTGTCGGAGTTCACCACCTACCACCCGTGCTGCCGCCCGCGCGTGCAGAACATCCACACCATCGCCGACATCGTGAAGGGCGCCGTCGTGCTGCCGGGGGAGACGTTCTCCCTCAACGGCTACGTCGGCGAGCGCGACCGCGGCCGCGGCTTCGTCGAGGCCCCGATGATCCTCAACGGCCGGTTCGTGCCGGCCGTCGGCGGCGGCGTCTCGCAGTTCGCCACGACGATGTTCAACGCGGTGTTCTTCGGCGGCTTCGAGGACGTCTACCACAAGCCGCACAGCTACTACATCAGCCGCTACCCGGCCGGCCGCGAGGCCACCGTCTCCACGCCCGCGCCGGACCTGAAGTGGCGCAACGACTCGCCGTACGGCGTGCTCGTCACGACCTCGTACACCGCCAAGTCGATCACCGTGACGTTCTGGTCGACCAAGCGGTACGACATCGAGTCGGTGTCCGGCCCGCGCACCCGCGTCCGCGGCTACACGACGCAGTACGACTCGAGCCCGACCTGCGAGTCGTCGTCCGGCGAGCCGGGCTTCGACATCGACGTGTGGCGGGTGTTCAAGCAGGGCGGCAAGGAGATCCGGCGGCAGCGGTTCCACACGCGGTACCTGCCGGAGCCGCGGTTCGTCTGCCGCCGCTAGCTCAGCCGGTGCAGTGCGGGCCGTCCGGCTCCTGGTGCAGCGACGCGACGCCGCGCGGCAGGCCCGGTACCACGCGGGTGAGGTCGACCACGAGGTGGTCGGCGACGAACCCGGGCCGCGACACCAGCCGCAGCCGGTACCGGTCCATCGACCGCGGCGCCGGGCCGTACTCGTAGTCGCCCGCGCCGTTGAACCGCGCGCCGTGGCAGGCGCACTCGAACCACCCGCTGCTCGCGCACACCTCCGGCAGCGCGCAGCCGAGGTGCGTGCACTTGTTCACCAGCGCCAGCACCCCGCCCGCGGCGACGTCGGCGTGCAACGCCGCCAGCTCGGCCGGGGGCTGGTACCGCACCAGCGCCAGGTGCAGGTCCTGGTAGACCCGCACGCCGCGCGGCCGCTGCGCCAGGTCGGCCAGCACGTCCGGCAGCGCGCCGAGGTCGTGCGCGGCCTTCTCGTTCTGCGCGACCGCGGTCATCGCCCCCTTGAGGCCGACGACCCCGAACGTCGCGCCTATCACGCCCCCACCCAGCAGCATCCGCCTCGTGATCCCCATGCGGCGAGGGTACGCCCGCTGTCCAGGGAGGATGTCCGGTGATGCGTGCCTTCGTCGCGATCGTCCCGCCGCCGCCCGCGCTGGCGGCCCTGGCGCGCGCGGTGGCGCCGTTGCGCGCCGCCCACGCGGCCTCGTGGGTGCCGCCGGAACGCCTGCACCTGACGCTGGCGTTCCTCGGCGACGTGGCCGAGCCGGTGCTGCCGCGGCTCGGTGACGCGCTGGCCGCGGCCGTCGCGGGGACGGCGGCGTTCGGGCTGCGGGTCGCCGGTGGCGGGGCGTTCCCGCGCCCGGCCCGGCCGCGCGTGCTCTGGGCCGGGATCGACGGCGAGGTCGACGCGCTGGCCCGGCTCGCCCGCGCCGTCCGCCGCGCCGCGCGGTCGGCGGGGGTCGACGTGGAGCGGGCGCCGTACGTCCCGCACGTCACGGTCGCGCGGGTCCGCGCGACGCCGGTCGACGGCCCCGCCTGCGTCGCCGCGCTGGACGCGGTGCGCGGCGAGCCGTGGCAGGTGACCGGGGCGGTGCTGATGCGCAGCGTGCTCGGCCCGAAGCCGGTGTACGAGCCGCTGCGGGACCTGCCGTTCGGCTACCAGGCGTAGGCCTCCGGCGCGGGCCCGCCGGGGCCGGGGAAGATCTCGTCGAGGCGGTTCAACGCCTTCTCGTCCAGCTCGATCTCGACCGCGCGCAGCGCGCCGGTGAGCTGGTCCAGGGTGCGCGGCCCGATGATCGGCGCGGTCACGACCGGGCGGGACAGCAGCCAGGCCAGGCCGACGTTCGCCGGGTCCTCGCCGAGGTCGTCGCAGAACGCCTCGTACTGCTCGATCGCCGGCCGGTGCTGCTCCAGCAGCTCCTGGGTGCGCTCGCTCGCGCTGCGCCCCTCCTTCGCCTTGCGGAGGATGCCGCCGAGCAGGCCGCGCATGAGCGGGCTCCACGGGATCAGCCCGAGGCCGTACGCCTCGCAGGCCGGCACCACCTCGAGCTCGATGGTCCGCTCGACCAGGTTGTAGAGGCTCTGCTCGCTGGTCAGGCCGAGGAAGTGCCGCGCCTTCGCGGCCTCGTTCGCCTGCGCGATGTGCCAGCCGGCGAAGTTCGAGGAGCCGACGTAGAGGATCTTGCCCTGCGCGACGAGCGTCTCCATCGCCTGCCAGATCTCGTCCCACGGCGTGTTCCGGTCGACGTGGTGCATCTGGTACAGGTCGATGTAGTCGGTCCGCAGCCGCTTCAGGCTGGCGTCGCAGGCGCGGCGGATGTTCAGCGCGGAGAGGCGGCCGTCGTTCGGCCAGTCGCCCATGTCGCCGTAGAGCTTGGTGGCGACGACGGTCCGCTCGCGGCGGCCGCCGCCCTGCGCGAACCACCGCCCGATGATCTGCTCGGTCCAGCCCTCGCCCTTCTTCCAGCCGTAGACGTTCGCGGTGTCGAAGAAGTTGACGCCCGCCTCGTGGGCGGCGTCCATGATCGCGTGGCTGTCCTCCTCGCTGGTCTCCGGCCCGAAGTTCATCGTGCCGAGGCAGAGGCGGCTGACCTTGAGGCCGGTACGGCCGAGCTGAGTGAAACGCATGTCCCCACCCTACGTTCAACGCGCCGCCGACGGGGAAGGGCGGTCGGCGAGGGGCGGCCCACGCCCGCCGACGCCCGCGACCTCGCCGTGCCCCGACCGGCGGGGTCGCGGTGCCCCTCTCCCGGCGCGGCGTAGGTTCGGCGCGTGGACGACCGCGCGACGCTCGCCCGTCGCTTCTACCGGCACGGCCGGTCGGTCCACTCGACGCGGATGTACGCCGACCTGATGCTCCGCTGCGCGCGCGACATCGAGGCCGGCGGCCCGGTGCTGGCGCTGATGGCCGGCCACGCCGGCCCGCCCGACTCGGTGCCCGCGCTGCGGCTGCTCGGCGCCGTGCACCGGCTGGTGCTGACCGGGCGCGCACCGGAGCTGGCGGCGTTCTACCCGTCGGCCGGCGGGCTGTACGACGGCGACGCGGCGTGGCCGGCGTTCCTGCGCGTGGTGTCGGAGCGGGCGGGTGAGCTGGCGCCGTACCTGGACCGGACCGTGCAGACGAACGAGCCCGCCCGCGCCGCCGCGCTGCTGCCCGGCTTCGCCGCGGTGTCGCGCGAGTACGGGCGGCCGTTGCGGCTGCTCGAGGTCGGCGCGAGCGCGGGGCTGCTGCTGCGGTGGGACGCCTACCGCTACGAGTGGGACGGCGGCGGCTGGGGGCCGCCGGACTCGCCGGTCGTGCTGACGGCGGCGGCGGTGGACGTCGACCCCGCGCTGCGCGTCGCGGACCGCCGGGGCTGCGACCGCTCGCCCGTCGACGTCACGACGGAGGAGGGGCGGCTGACGTTGCTGTCGTACGTCTGGCCGGACCAGCCGGAGCGCCTCGCCCGGCTGCGCGCGGCGTTCGCGGTGGCGGCCGCGGCGCCGGCGACCGTGGACCGCGCGGACGCGGTCGAGTGGACGCGCGCCCGGCTCGCGGCGGACCACGGCGGGGCCGTGCCGGTCGTCTACCACTCGATCGTCATGCAGTACCTGCCGCCTGACGCGCGGGCGGCGTTCGCGGCGGTGGTCCGCGCGGGGGACGCGCCGCGGGCGTGGCTGCGGTTCGAGCCGGAGGGCGCGGAGTTCGTGGTGCGGCTGACGACCTGGCCGGGCGGCGAGGAGCGCGTGCTCGCGCACGCGAACCCGCACGGCTACGGCGTGACGCTGCTCACGACGTAGTCGACGCAGGCGGTCAGCGCGCGCACGTCGTCCGGGTCGATCGCCGGGAACAGGCCGACGCGGAGCTGGTTGCGGCCGAGCTTGCGGTACGGCTCGGTGTCGACGATCCCGTTGGCGCGCAAGGCCTTCGTCACCGCCGTCGCGTCGATCGCGGCGTCGAGGTCGACCGTGCCGACGACGTGCGAGCGGTGCTCCGGGTCCTTGACGAACGGCGTCGCGTACGCGCTCGCCTCCGCCCAGCCGTAGAGCGCCGCGGCGCTCTCGTCGCAGCGCGCCGCCGCGCCCTCCAGGCCGCCGATCGACAGCAGCCAGCCGACCTGGTCGGCGAGCAGGAACAACGTCGCCAGCGCCGGCGTGTTGTACGTCTGGTCCAGCCGGGAGTTGTCGCGAGCGATCGTCAGGTCGAGGCTGGCCGGGACCCAGCGGCCGCTCGCCTTGATCCGGTCGATGCGGTCGAGCGCTCGTGGTGAGACCAGTGCGAGCCAGAGGCCGCCGTCGGCCGCGAACACCTTCTGCGGCGCGAAGTAGTACACGTCGAACTCGCGCGGGTCGACGCGCAGCCCGCCCGCCGCCGACGTCGCGTCGACCGCGACGAACGCCTCCGGGCTGGGGCGGCGGATCGTCACCGCCGCGCCGGTCGAGGTCTCGTTGTGGGTCAGCGCGTAGAGGTCGACCTCGTCGTCGGGGACCGGCTCGGCGACGGCGCCCGGCTCGGCGCGGACCACGCTCGGCTCGGCGAGGAACGGCGCGTTCGTGACGGCCTCGGCGAACTTCGCGCTGAACTCGCCGAAGACGCAGTGCTGGCTGCGCCGCTCCACCAGCCCGAACGTCGCGGCGTCCCAGAACGCCGTCGTGCCGCCGTTGCCGAGCAGCACCTCGTACCCGTCCGGCAGGCCGAACAGCTCGGCCAGCCCCTCCCGCACCCGGCGCACGACGTCGCGCACCCCGGCCTGGCGGTGGGACGTGCCGAGGTACGACGTGCCGGTCGCGGCCAGCGCCGCGAGCTGCTCCGGCCGCACCTTGCTCGGGCCGCAGCCGAACCGGCCGTCGCGGGGGAGCAGGTCGTCCGGGATGCGCAGCCCGGCCACCTACTGGACCTCGGAGAGCGGGCGCGGCCCCGGGCCCGCGTACTTCGCCGACGGGCGGATCAGCCGGCCCTCGCGCTTCTGCTCGAGGATGTGCGCCGACCAGCCGGCCGTGCGCGCGCAGGCGAACATCGACGTGAACAGGCTCGCCGGCACCTCGGCGTAGTCGAGGACGACCGCGCTCCAGAACTCGACGTTCGTCGACAGCACGCGGTCCGGCTTGCGGGCGTGCAGCTCCGCCAGCGCCGCCTTCTCCAGCGCCTCCGCGACCTCGTACCGGCGCGAGCCGATCTCCCGCGCCGTGCGCCGCAGCACCCGCGCGCGCGGGTCCTCGGCGCGGTAGACGCGGTGGCCGAAGCCCATCAGCCGCTCGCCGCGGTCGAGGACGCCCTTCACGTACGCGGTCGCGTCGCCAGAGCGTTCGACGTCGTCCAGCATCTGGAGCACCCGGCTCGGGGCGCCGCCGTGCAGCGGCCCCGACAGCGCGCCGACCGCCGCCGACATCGCCGCCGCGACGTCCGCGCCGGTCGAGGCGACCACGCGCGCGGTGAACGTCGAGGCGTTCATTCCGTGCTCCGCCGCCGACACCCAGTACGCGTCGACCGCCTTGACGTGGTTCGGGTCGGCCTCGCCGCGCCAGCGGATGAGGAAGCGCTCCGGGATGCTGCGCGCCTTGTCGATCTCGCTCTGCGGCACCGGCGGCTTGTCCACCCCGCGGGCCGCCTGCGCGACGAACGACATCGCCGTCACCGAGCAGCGCGCCAGGTCGTCGCGGGCGCGTTCGTCGTCGATGTCGATGAGCTGCTTGAGCCCCCACATCGGCGCCATCTCGGCCAGCGCGCTCTGCACGTCCACCCGCGCGTCGCCGGACCGGTGCGGGATCGGGATCGGCTCCGCCGGCGGCAGGCCCGGCAGGAACGAGCCGTCCACCAGCAGCCCCCACACGTGCTCGTACGGCTCGGCGCCGACGAGGTCCTCGATGTCCACGCCGCGGTAGCGCAGGGCGCTGCCTTCCTTGTCCGGCTCCGCGATCTGGGTCTCGAACGCGACGACGCCTTCGAGTCCCGACTTCACCTCGGTCAACGGGGGCCTTCTCTCTGGTCGTGCTCGGTCACTGGGCAGCGCCCCCATCTTCTCGCGGCGCGTGCCGTCCTGTCGCGCCCCGCCCCGTCGGCGAGGATGTGACGCATGGACGAGGACCTGCCCGGCACCGTCGTCGCCCGCCGCGAGTACACCGGCGGCGCGTTGGACGAGGCCGCGCTGGCACCGGAGCCGATGGCGCAGTTCGCGGCGTGGTTCGCCGACGCCGTCGCCCGCGGCGTGCCCGAGCCGGACGCGATGTGCCTCGCCACCGTCTCGCCCGAGGGCGCCCCCGCGTCGCGGATGGTGCTGCTCAAGGGGTGGGACGAGCGCGGCTTCGTGTTCTGCACCAACTACACCTCGCGCAAGGGCGTTCACCTGGCCGCGTCGCCCGTCGCCGCGCTGACGTTCCGCTGGGCCGCCGTCGAACGCCAGGTCTGCGTCACCGGCCGGACCCGCCGCACCACCGCGAAGGAGAGCGACGCCTGGTGGGCGCTGCGCCCCCGCGGCGCGCAGCTCGGCGCGCTCGCCTCCGCCCAGTCCTCCGTGCTGCCGTCGCGGGCGTGGCTGGAGTCGCGCGTCGCCACGCTCGCGTCGACGTACGAGGGCCGCGACGTGCCGCGCCCGGCGTACTGGGGCGGCGTTCGGGTAGTGCCCGACACCGTGGAGCTCTGGCAGGGCCGGCCGAACCGGCTGCACGACCGGCTGCGGTACTCGCGGCGCTCCCGCGGCTGGCGGGTGGAGCGGCTCGCCCCGTGACCGACGTCACGATCCCGGAGCCCACCGGCTCCGACGAGCCGGAACGCCCCGGCACCTGGCGCGAACGCGTCCGCGGCATCGCCGTCGACCTGTCGCCGCTGCGCGAGTCGCCGGACTACCGGCGCATCTTCTTCGGCGAGTCGATCTCCACCATCGGCACCCAGATGACCGCCGTCGCGGTGCCGATCGAGGTCTACCGGATCACCCACTCCTCGCTCTACGTCGGCCTGCTCGGCTTCGCGTCGTTGATCCCGCTCGTCGTCTTCGGCCTGATCGGCGGCTCCATCGCCGACGCGGTGGACCGCCGCCGCCTGATGCTCGTCACGTCGTCGCTGCTCGGCGTCGTGAGCGGGCTGCTGTTCCTCCAGGCGCTGCTCGACCTGCGGCAGGTCTGGCTGCTGTACGTGCTGGTCTTCCTGCAGTCGGCTCTCTTCGCCGTGGACGCCCCGGCGCGGCGTTCGGTCATCCCGCGGCTGCTGCCCGCCCGGCAGATCCCCGCCGCCACCGCGCTGTCGCAGGTGCTGTGGAACTTCGCCACCGTCGTCGGCCCGCTCCTCGCCGGCGTGATCGTCGGGACGCTCGGGCTGGAGTGGGCGTACGGCATCGACGCGGTGTCGTTCGCGGCGTCGTTCGCCGCCGCCGTGTCGCTCGCCGCGATGCCGCCCGAAGGCGGCGGCACCGCCGCCGGGGTCGGCTCCGTCCTCGAAGGGCTGCGGTACCTTCGCACGCAGCCGGTGCTGCTG encodes:
- a CDS encoding ATP-binding protein, with protein sequence MLSPAATRYRLILDLAREVTAQRDLGAVLDATFVALRQLLDFGGGSIALVGDDGWISFAATDPPAPPEAMAMRIRVGEGVSGRIVETGEPVYIGDIHTDPNVTEERRQRSVSAGVIAYFGAPLITEGRPIGVLQIDSPVADVWGEEDRLTLLSFTPIVASAVQNARLHEREQAALRRLEELDQRQRDFVAMVSHELRTPLTAVMGYAETIVDHAPQLGLDGVVGLVERSRNAATRLARLVDQLLDLSVLQRGELRLSLAPVDLGALLAEVVAGTPDGRTVTLDVDPDLPPVTTDAGRLTQAVAALVDNAVKFSTADVAVSAARAGDAVEIRVADHGVGIPEEDHDRIYERFVQLERANVRSIGGFGLGLYVVRQVSAALGATVTVESTVGEGSTFTMRLPLG
- a CDS encoding NCS2 family permease — protein: MSAVTNYFQLDRRGSTVEREVRGGLATFFTMAYIVVLNPLIVGTAKDANGQVLGIPRVAAATALVAGVMTLLMGVVGRYPFAIAAGLGLNAFVTFTLASQMSWPAAMGLVVLEGLVITVLVLTGFRVAVFEAIPAALKAAISVGIGLFIALIGFVDAGFVRRSGAAPVPVQLGAAGRLTGWPTVVFVFGLLLTAILVARRTRGAILLSILVTTVVAAVVEAVFDIGPALPDGGNASGWQLNVPRLPDKVFATPDLGLLGRFSLGGSFAKVGIVAAVLFVFTLMLSDFFDTMGTIVGVGAEGGMLDDNGGLPGAERVLFVDSLAAVAGGAASTSSNTTYIESAAGVGEGARTGLASVVTGLLFLLALFFTPLVSVVPYEAASPALVIVGFLMITNVRAIPWDDFGVAIPAFLTIVVMPFTYSITNGIGAGFVSYVAIRAAQGRAREVSWMLWLISALFVVYFAIAPIERWLERLTG
- a CDS encoding MarR family transcriptional regulator translates to MPTRTADAALASHLRMSVMRLGRRLRQQRADDTLTPSQIAALATLDRCGARTLAELAAAEHVQPPSMHRICGALEELGLVTKTPHPTDRRQVQYAVTPEGARLLAEDRKRRDAWLVRRLDDLTPAEVAVLREAAPILERLAVS
- a CDS encoding MFS transporter; this translates as MFRSLAIRNYRLFASGQLVSLTGTWMQNVAQDWLVLDLTHRSGTALGVTTALQFLPMLLFGLWGGVFADRHDKRRVMLATQATQGTLAFSLGLLVVTGVVQTWMVFAFAFALGMTTVFDLPARQAFVVEMVGPDDVTNAVGLNSATFNSARIVGPAIAGLMIAHGGTPPVFFLNAASYLAVIVGLLRINEAELFPGRRVERAKGQLRAGLTYVRRRRDLLLPIVLVGVIGMVGLNFQITLALMARNEFHKDASTYGTLSALLAAGSLVGALLTARRKRPTQTVLLGSAIAFGVLETALGLMPNIVLFAIVLVPCGFAVITFTSTALSTVQIGAGEDMRGRVLALYALVFVGGTPFGAPVIGWLGQHVGPRSTLVVGGLGSLAVSLATGALLVRSGGRLPFRRARAVPPAPVPYEVVR
- a CDS encoding VanW family protein — protein: MTTTRRRVLAGVLGTLGLLAVLYAADVALASGKVPRGTTVDGVAIGGKSRAEAERLVAARVRVPGAVTVTLPDGADPLWLDPAKVGLRLDARATVDKARAESLNPVARIGGLFGHRTIEPVTAVDEARLRDAVAAWKKKVDRNAREGAIRFDGVTPVPVLPLEGRSVDVDKTAAAVAAAFPKTDTVAATVATTPVRTTAGAVTQALEQVAEPAVAAPVMLAAPAKSATMTRAQIAKVLTFVPGPDGTLQPYLDAKRVGAVLADTLKPVETPPKDAPVTVDAAGKVTIGASVNGVTVDRDALTAALLPVLADPAPRRVTLVVETALPRLTTEKAKTLGIKEKVSEFTTYHPCCRPRVQNIHTIADIVKGAVVLPGETFSLNGYVGERDRGRGFVEAPMILNGRFVPAVGGGVSQFATTMFNAVFFGGFEDVYHKPHSYYISRYPAGREATVSTPAPDLKWRNDSPYGVLVTTSYTAKSITVTFWSTKRYDIESVSGPRTRVRGYTTQYDSSPTCESSSGEPGFDIDVWRVFKQGGKEIRRQRFHTRYLPEPRFVCRR
- a CDS encoding Rieske 2Fe-2S domain-containing protein, whose amino-acid sequence is MGITRRMLLGGGVIGATFGVVGLKGAMTAVAQNEKAAHDLGALPDVLADLAQRPRGVRVYQDLHLALVRYQPPAELAALHADVAAGGVLALVNKCTHLGCALPEVCASSGWFECACHGARFNGAGDYEYGPAPRSMDRYRLRLVSRPGFVADHLVVDLTRVVPGLPRGVASLHQEPDGPHCTG
- the thpR gene encoding RNA 2',3'-cyclic phosphodiesterase — its product is MRAFVAIVPPPPALAALARAVAPLRAAHAASWVPPERLHLTLAFLGDVAEPVLPRLGDALAAAVAGTAAFGLRVAGGGAFPRPARPRVLWAGIDGEVDALARLARAVRRAARSAGVDVERAPYVPHVTVARVRATPVDGPACVAALDAVRGEPWQVTGAVLMRSVLGPKPVYEPLRDLPFGYQA
- a CDS encoding aldo/keto reductase; this encodes MRFTQLGRTGLKVSRLCLGTMNFGPETSEEDSHAIMDAAHEAGVNFFDTANVYGWKKGEGWTEQIIGRWFAQGGGRRERTVVATKLYGDMGDWPNDGRLSALNIRRACDASLKRLRTDYIDLYQMHHVDRNTPWDEIWQAMETLVAQGKILYVGSSNFAGWHIAQANEAAKARHFLGLTSEQSLYNLVERTIELEVVPACEAYGLGLIPWSPLMRGLLGGILRKAKEGRSASERTQELLEQHRPAIEQYEAFCDDLGEDPANVGLAWLLSRPVVTAPIIGPRTLDQLTGALRAVEIELDEKALNRLDEIFPGPGGPAPEAYAW